From Megalobrama amblycephala isolate DHTTF-2021 linkage group LG24, ASM1881202v1, whole genome shotgun sequence, the proteins below share one genomic window:
- the LOC125260212 gene encoding uncharacterized protein LOC125260212 isoform X2, which yields MWVFIVFFTSVEVCGQADVITTVRVKEGGVLNLHPGVDLKGDFQILWSYEGGNQSNRVAQIYQGRIYTHYDERFAGRVQIDQTTGVLTISNIRSNETGLFEAFIVINRLISTRQFNIDVYGAPQTSNTSSTNQTRELYPPIQDCAERCGVTEALIRLVLSGLVGIATVFFLVESLMICSSQRIDSSV from the exons TGTGTGGACAGGCTGATGTTATCACAACAGTTCGAGTGAAGGAGGGAGGTGTCCTAAATCTACATCCAGGAGTTGATCTGAAGGGAGACTTTCAAATACTGTGGTCTTATGAAGGTGGCAATCAAAGCAATCGGGTCGCACAGATATATCAAGGGAGAATTTACACCCATTATGATGAGAGATTCGCCGGCAGAGTGCAGATAGACCAAACGACTGGAGTTCTGACCATCTCAAACATCAGGAGCAACGAAACTGGACTTTTTGAAGCATTCATTGTTATTAACAGACTGATCTCAACGCGGCAGTTCAACATTGATGTATATG GTGCACCTCAGACGAGCAACACCAGCAGCACCAACCAGACCAGAGAGCTTTACCCTCCAATacaag ACTGTGCAGAGCGTTGTGGCGTCACTGAGGCTCTGATTCGACTGGTTTTGTCTGGTCTGGTGGGAATCGCCACGGTTTTCTTTCTGGTCGAGAGTCTGATGATCTGTTCATCTCAGAGAATAGATTCCTCTGTGTGA
- the LOC125260212 gene encoding uncharacterized protein LOC125260212 isoform X1: MWVFIVFFTSVEVCGQADVITTVRVKEGGVLNLHPGVDLKGDFQILWSYEGGNQSNRVAQIYQGRIYTHYDERFAGRVQIDQTTGVLTISNIRSNETGLFEAFIVINRLISTRQFNIDVYAPVSSVTVQQSTLIYSANGSEQGAPQTSNTSSTNQTRELYPPIQDCAERCGVTEALIRLVLSGLVGIATVFFLVESLMICSSQRIDSSV; encoded by the exons TGTGTGGACAGGCTGATGTTATCACAACAGTTCGAGTGAAGGAGGGAGGTGTCCTAAATCTACATCCAGGAGTTGATCTGAAGGGAGACTTTCAAATACTGTGGTCTTATGAAGGTGGCAATCAAAGCAATCGGGTCGCACAGATATATCAAGGGAGAATTTACACCCATTATGATGAGAGATTCGCCGGCAGAGTGCAGATAGACCAAACGACTGGAGTTCTGACCATCTCAAACATCAGGAGCAACGAAACTGGACTTTTTGAAGCATTCATTGTTATTAACAGACTGATCTCAACGCGGCAGTTCAACATTGATGTATATG CACCAGTCTCGTCAGTTACTGTGCAACAATCTACACTAATATACTCGGCTAATGGTTCAGAGCAGG GTGCACCTCAGACGAGCAACACCAGCAGCACCAACCAGACCAGAGAGCTTTACCCTCCAATacaag ACTGTGCAGAGCGTTGTGGCGTCACTGAGGCTCTGATTCGACTGGTTTTGTCTGGTCTGGTGGGAATCGCCACGGTTTTCTTTCTGGTCGAGAGTCTGATGATCTGTTCATCTCAGAGAATAGATTCCTCTGTGTGA